A region of Streptomyces paludis DNA encodes the following proteins:
- a CDS encoding regulator, with product MTTRFTTAEVRNATELLASRSLIRLITEIDDNGAIPPQRLTATFTDLSSHQLRRATETARTHGLVRNTPGTGLELTHAGSELADLYDATARWSRRHAYPAPVCEFSNRVRHVLGLLTPSLAAESTDIPARLSTTRLSSVEAEADLAHPRALLLHWLAGNPQLVSEPVPGT from the coding sequence ATGACCACCCGTTTCACCACGGCCGAAGTACGCAACGCGACCGAGCTGCTCGCGTCACGCTCCTTGATCCGCCTAATCACCGAGATCGACGACAACGGAGCGATACCGCCACAACGGCTGACCGCCACCTTTACCGACCTCTCCTCACACCAACTGCGCCGCGCCACCGAAACAGCCCGCACCCACGGCCTCGTACGGAACACACCCGGCACCGGCCTGGAACTCACCCACGCCGGATCGGAGCTGGCCGACCTGTACGACGCGACCGCCCGCTGGTCCCGACGCCACGCCTACCCGGCACCGGTCTGCGAGTTCAGCAACCGCGTCCGCCACGTCCTCGGGCTGCTGACACCCTCGCTCGCGGCGGAGAGCACCGACATCCCCGCACGGCTGTCCACCACGCGCCTATCCAGCGTCGAGGCCGAGGCAGATCTGGCCCATCCCCGTGCCCTCCTGCTCCACTGGCTGGCCGGGAATCCGCAGCTCGTATCCGAGCCCGTCCCGGGCACGTGA
- a CDS encoding DUF317 domain-containing protein — translation MNAQPDPRHDIDGDVHVSPSYLASTTGTGDPALAPLLALGWNLQCDEDPNVYVSAPDRRVRLGYLPEGEDDGLWRINAYTDSFGPPAWGVCFNARVPSEFVTAFTTALAAAYEQGPDVYLARPVPGQGERDPFLPLVPLLKQGWEFDRPRRGVFAAQAPDGLAGLEFATGDLDPAAELTTRDARWQLWAGKSVDRPVWYATASTGTPIALLTAVTQRVADPAPLPRWRQDTVSYIKGMAQLTPIPPPSPPTPTPLDVQRAVASRRPAGLPAVSVPRWSTTSRPALPSPRR, via the coding sequence ATGAACGCCCAGCCCGACCCCCGCCACGACATCGACGGAGACGTCCACGTTTCCCCGAGCTACCTCGCCTCCACCACCGGGACCGGCGACCCCGCCCTTGCCCCACTCCTCGCCCTCGGCTGGAACCTTCAGTGCGACGAGGACCCCAACGTATACGTGAGCGCTCCCGACCGGCGCGTACGCCTGGGCTACCTGCCCGAAGGCGAAGACGACGGGCTCTGGCGCATCAACGCCTACACGGACTCATTCGGCCCGCCGGCATGGGGAGTCTGTTTCAACGCCCGCGTCCCCAGCGAGTTCGTGACCGCGTTCACCACCGCCCTCGCCGCAGCGTACGAGCAGGGGCCTGATGTCTATCTCGCCAGGCCAGTCCCAGGGCAGGGCGAGCGCGACCCGTTCCTCCCCCTCGTGCCTCTCCTGAAGCAGGGGTGGGAATTCGACCGCCCGCGCCGGGGCGTCTTCGCGGCCCAGGCACCGGACGGGCTCGCCGGCTTGGAGTTCGCCACCGGGGACCTCGATCCGGCAGCCGAGCTGACGACGCGTGACGCCCGCTGGCAGCTATGGGCGGGCAAGTCCGTCGACCGGCCCGTCTGGTACGCCACCGCCAGCACCGGCACCCCCATCGCCCTGCTCACGGCCGTCACCCAGCGCGTTGCTGATCCGGCTCCACTGCCCCGGTGGCGACAGGACACCGTCAGCTACATCAAGGGCATGGCCCAGCTCACCCCGATCCCTCCGCCAAGCCCGCCGACCCCCACCCCGCTCGACGTGCAGCGGGCCGTCGCGTCCCGCCGCCCGGCCGGGCTCCCCGCTGTCAGCGTCCCGCGCTGGAGCACCACCAGCCGACCGGCCCTGCCCAGCCCACGCCGGTAG
- a CDS encoding DUF317 domain-containing protein: protein MKVLPRHLAGPGHTDPQTIWPFPFDQDWTLHQPGEGAAYATSPCLRLWTRFLPNSGTRGKGMWTIGANRAPFGETAWRITFDATTPAELLHDVHTELLDLYLEDRHSDRDHLFEDATAPHEVYTPLLARGWSHSIKTDGTLTFHAPEGEGTVRHRYATTGSDGPTWRAWAGDSREPLWQARFSSGVPTTLAAALTASLVSNEPLHRAVEDIPFLTRHHLYVAPAAAKQPLTNSAPALPPATRAVGRTR from the coding sequence GTGAAGGTCCTCCCACGTCACCTCGCCGGCCCCGGCCACACGGACCCTCAGACGATCTGGCCTTTCCCGTTCGACCAGGACTGGACGCTGCACCAGCCTGGCGAAGGAGCCGCCTACGCCACCAGCCCATGCCTTCGGCTGTGGACCCGCTTCCTCCCAAACAGCGGCACACGAGGCAAGGGGATGTGGACCATCGGCGCGAACCGCGCCCCGTTCGGCGAGACAGCCTGGCGAATCACCTTCGACGCCACAACGCCCGCCGAACTCCTGCACGACGTCCACACCGAGTTGCTCGACCTTTACCTCGAAGACCGCCACAGCGACCGGGACCACCTCTTCGAGGACGCAACAGCCCCGCACGAGGTGTACACGCCGCTCCTCGCCCGCGGCTGGAGCCACAGCATCAAAACCGACGGCACGCTGACCTTCCACGCACCGGAGGGCGAGGGCACCGTACGACACCGGTACGCCACCACCGGTTCCGACGGTCCGACCTGGCGGGCCTGGGCCGGCGACTCGCGCGAGCCGCTGTGGCAGGCCCGCTTCTCCTCCGGCGTACCCACCACACTCGCAGCGGCCCTCACCGCCTCGCTGGTCTCGAACGAGCCGCTGCACCGCGCCGTCGAGGACATCCCCTTCCTTACTCGCCACCACCTCTACGTCGCACCCGCTGCGGCCAAGCAGCCGCTTACCAATTCGGCGCCTGCTCTGCCGCCCGCGACGCGCGCCGTCGGCCGCACTCGCTGA
- a CDS encoding ATP-grasp domain-containing protein, whose amino-acid sequence MSARPLIAVVSPGDEIYRGYCLEQVAATYDIVLLTDVEPSWETPFIVDHAVVDLTDPVALLAGGRALAERHDLAGVVTWDEWHLVPTALLAHALGLASPSVEAIRACRNKSVARTLFARHGVPSAASMKARTLLEAGLATMTLGYPAVIKPAAFAGSIGVIRVDQPEELPTAFAFASAGAHRSREDTSVLVEEYLDGPEVSVECVTHHGATTAVAVTRKHLGRAPYFDETGHTVDATDPLLAQIAPAATAAVKALGITDGVQHVELRLVGGRPRLIEVNARIGGDMIGHLVRLATGIDLPKAAADLACGRAPDLAPTRSGAAGIRMLYPDASGTLTARHVNQPFAAHTPWLRQVQWIREIGDRLLLPPEGDLFTARVGFCIVTGRDTAEVDERLNTAADEITVTTQAAR is encoded by the coding sequence TTGTCCGCCCGTCCTCTCATAGCCGTCGTTTCCCCCGGCGACGAGATCTATCGCGGCTACTGCCTTGAGCAGGTGGCCGCCACGTACGACATCGTCCTGCTGACCGACGTCGAGCCGTCGTGGGAGACGCCGTTCATCGTCGACCACGCCGTCGTCGACCTGACCGACCCCGTAGCTCTGCTCGCCGGCGGCCGGGCCCTGGCCGAGCGCCACGACCTCGCCGGTGTGGTCACATGGGACGAGTGGCACCTCGTCCCCACCGCCCTCCTTGCCCACGCGCTCGGTCTGGCCTCCCCGTCCGTCGAAGCGATACGGGCCTGCCGCAACAAGTCCGTCGCGCGTACCCTCTTCGCCCGCCACGGCGTACCGTCGGCCGCCTCAATGAAGGCGCGGACCCTGCTGGAGGCCGGCCTTGCGACGATGACGCTGGGCTACCCCGCCGTCATCAAGCCCGCCGCCTTCGCCGGCAGCATCGGCGTGATCCGCGTCGACCAGCCCGAAGAACTGCCCACCGCGTTCGCGTTCGCCTCGGCCGGCGCGCACCGCAGCCGCGAGGACACCAGCGTCCTGGTCGAGGAATACCTCGACGGACCGGAAGTCTCCGTCGAGTGCGTCACCCACCACGGCGCGACCACCGCCGTCGCCGTGACCCGCAAGCACCTGGGCCGCGCACCGTACTTCGACGAGACCGGACACACCGTCGATGCCACCGACCCGCTCCTGGCCCAGATCGCTCCGGCAGCCACTGCTGCGGTCAAGGCCCTGGGAATCACCGACGGCGTGCAGCACGTCGAACTGCGCCTCGTCGGTGGCAGGCCCCGGCTGATCGAGGTCAACGCACGCATCGGCGGCGACATGATCGGCCACCTCGTACGCCTCGCCACCGGCATCGACCTGCCGAAGGCCGCCGCCGACCTCGCCTGCGGCCGAGCACCCGACCTCGCCCCGACCCGCAGCGGGGCCGCCGGCATCCGCATGCTCTACCCGGACGCCTCCGGCACCCTCACCGCACGGCACGTCAACCAGCCGTTCGCCGCCCACACCCCCTGGCTGCGGCAGGTTCAGTGGATCCGAGAGATCGGCGACCGGCTCCTCCTGCCCCCCGAAGGCGATCTGTTCACCGCCCGCGTCGGCTTCTGCATCGTCACCGGCCGCGACACCGCCGAGGTCGACGAACGTCTCAACACGGCCGCCGACGAAATCACCGTGACCACCCAGGCAGCCCGATGA
- the arsB gene encoding ACR3 family arsenite efflux transporter — protein MTSVDPDASATPSGAGPVARKLSTLDRYLAAWILIAMAVGLGLGRLVPGMDDALAKTEIGGISLPIALGLLVMMYPVLAKVRYDRLDQVTGDRRLLISSLVANWVAGPALMFALAWFFLPDLPEYRTGLIIVGLARCIAMVMIWNDLACGDREAAAVLVALNSLFQVLAFGLLGWLYLDLLPRWLNLGDGQGLDVPVGHVALNVLVFLGIPLLAGFLTRFIGERKMGRADYETKLLPRIGPWALYGLLFTIVVLFALQGRTITSEPLAVARIALPLLLYFALMFFGSFFLGKGLGLPYDRTTTLAFTAAGNNFELAIAVAIATFGVTSGQALSGVIGPLIEVPVLICLVHVALRLRTTFAPTPNPTPAAPG, from the coding sequence CTGACCTCAGTCGATCCTGATGCAAGCGCCACCCCCTCCGGGGCCGGGCCGGTGGCCCGGAAGCTCTCCACCCTCGACCGCTACCTCGCGGCGTGGATCCTCATCGCGATGGCCGTCGGCCTGGGCCTGGGGCGACTCGTCCCCGGCATGGACGACGCGCTCGCGAAGACCGAGATCGGCGGCATCTCCCTGCCCATCGCGCTCGGTCTGCTGGTCATGATGTATCCGGTCCTGGCGAAGGTCCGCTACGACCGGCTCGACCAGGTGACCGGCGACCGCCGCCTGCTGATCTCCTCACTGGTCGCCAACTGGGTCGCGGGCCCGGCGTTGATGTTCGCCCTCGCGTGGTTCTTCCTGCCGGACCTGCCGGAATACCGCACCGGCCTGATCATCGTCGGCCTGGCCCGCTGCATCGCCATGGTGATGATCTGGAACGACCTGGCCTGCGGCGACCGCGAGGCGGCGGCCGTACTTGTCGCCCTCAACTCCCTCTTCCAGGTACTGGCGTTCGGCCTGCTCGGCTGGCTCTACCTGGACCTACTGCCCCGGTGGCTGAACCTCGGCGACGGCCAGGGCCTGGACGTGCCCGTCGGGCATGTCGCGCTGAACGTGCTCGTGTTCCTCGGCATCCCCCTACTGGCGGGGTTCCTCACCCGTTTCATCGGCGAGCGGAAGATGGGCCGAGCGGACTACGAGACGAAGCTCCTGCCCCGGATCGGGCCGTGGGCGCTGTACGGACTGCTGTTCACGATCGTCGTCCTCTTCGCGCTCCAGGGAAGGACGATCACCTCGGAGCCGCTCGCCGTCGCACGGATCGCCCTGCCGCTCCTGCTCTACTTCGCCCTCATGTTCTTCGGGAGCTTCTTCCTCGGCAAGGGCCTCGGCCTCCCGTACGACCGCACCACCACGCTCGCATTCACCGCCGCCGGCAACAACTTCGAGCTGGCCATCGCCGTGGCGATCGCGACGTTCGGCGTCACCTCCGGGCAAGCGCTCTCCGGAGTCATCGGCCCGCTCATCGAAGTGCCCGTACTGATCTGCCTGGTCCACGTCGCCCTCAGGCTGCGCACCACCTTCGCGCCGACGCCCAACCCGACACCGGCCGCACCCGGCTGA
- a CDS encoding SH3 domain-containing protein translates to MLGALALPVLSATTAGAAPASNCSSLPPLPYEVHAKAVTIRSKASVKSTALGVLYRSHKFSVAKKSGNWLYITDKSTGVKGWVSGTYVYRDVRMCLD, encoded by the coding sequence ATGCTCGGCGCGCTCGCGCTGCCGGTGCTGTCCGCCACCACCGCCGGCGCGGCCCCCGCGAGCAACTGCTCGTCCCTGCCGCCGCTGCCGTACGAGGTGCATGCCAAGGCCGTGACCATCCGGTCCAAGGCCAGTGTGAAGTCGACCGCGCTCGGCGTGCTCTACAGGAGCCACAAATTCAGCGTGGCCAAGAAGAGCGGCAACTGGCTCTACATCACGGACAAGTCGACCGGCGTCAAGGGCTGGGTGTCCGGCACGTACGTCTATCGCGACGTCCGTATGTGCCTGGACTGA
- a CDS encoding FAD-dependent oxidoreductase, with protein sequence MTTTAHLPVVVIGAGPTGLAAAAHLVERGLVPLVLEAGSAAGSTVREWAHVRLFSPWGEILDPAAEKLLAPTGWTRPDPTAYPSGGDWAEQYLKPLADVLGDRVHLGTRVTGVSRAGRDRIVDADRDRQPFVVHFTHADGREDRVTARAVIDASGTWGTPSPAGASGLPALGEKAAADRIAYRVPDLGSPAVRARYAGRRTAVIGSGASAFTALAQLARLAGSGDGAGTKSVWILRRTISGSTFGGGEADQLPERGALGLAAKAAVDRGHAEAVTGFRTEAIERTPEGGVVLVGEDGRRLDPVDEVIVLTGFRPDLAFLDELRLSLDERIQAPAALAPLIDPNQHSCGTVYPHGHRELSHPEPGIYLVGMKSYGRAPTFLAMTGYEQVRSVVAALAGDVEAADRVELTLPETGVCGGAGLFDDLGAAPADTGSCCTASQPEVVQLSTTAPGLVTNSAEATTVSN encoded by the coding sequence ATGACCACCACCGCGCATCTTCCGGTCGTCGTGATCGGGGCAGGCCCGACCGGTCTCGCCGCAGCGGCCCACCTCGTCGAGCGTGGCCTCGTCCCCCTCGTCCTGGAAGCCGGATCCGCCGCTGGCAGCACCGTACGGGAATGGGCGCACGTACGCCTGTTCTCGCCCTGGGGAGAGATCCTGGACCCGGCCGCCGAGAAGCTCCTGGCCCCCACCGGCTGGACCCGGCCCGACCCGACGGCGTACCCCTCGGGCGGGGACTGGGCCGAGCAGTACCTCAAGCCCTTGGCCGACGTACTGGGCGACCGGGTCCACCTCGGCACCCGGGTCACCGGCGTCTCGCGCGCCGGGCGCGACCGGATCGTGGACGCCGACCGGGACCGGCAGCCGTTCGTCGTGCACTTCACCCACGCCGACGGCCGCGAGGACCGGGTGACGGCGCGCGCCGTCATCGATGCCTCCGGCACCTGGGGTACGCCGAGCCCGGCCGGTGCCTCCGGTCTGCCGGCGCTCGGTGAGAAGGCCGCCGCCGACCGAATCGCCTACCGCGTACCCGACCTCGGCTCCCCGGCCGTCCGCGCCCGGTACGCGGGCCGTCGCACCGCCGTCATCGGCTCCGGGGCCTCCGCCTTCACCGCACTCGCCCAGCTGGCCCGGCTGGCCGGATCCGGCGACGGCGCGGGCACGAAGAGCGTATGGATCCTGCGCCGGACCATCTCGGGCTCCACCTTCGGAGGCGGGGAGGCGGACCAGCTCCCCGAGCGCGGTGCGCTGGGGCTGGCTGCGAAGGCCGCCGTCGACAGGGGGCACGCGGAGGCGGTCACCGGGTTCCGTACGGAGGCGATCGAGCGCACTCCCGAAGGCGGCGTCGTGCTCGTCGGCGAGGACGGTCGCCGTCTGGACCCGGTCGACGAGGTCATCGTGCTGACCGGCTTCCGCCCCGACCTCGCCTTCCTCGACGAACTCCGCCTCAGCCTGGACGAGCGGATCCAGGCCCCGGCCGCCCTGGCCCCGCTGATCGACCCCAACCAACACTCCTGCGGAACCGTCTATCCGCACGGCCACCGCGAACTCTCCCACCCGGAGCCCGGGATCTATCTCGTCGGCATGAAGTCCTACGGCCGCGCACCGACCTTCCTCGCCATGACCGGCTACGAGCAGGTCCGCTCCGTCGTCGCGGCCTTGGCGGGCGACGTCGAAGCCGCCGACCGCGTGGAACTCACGCTCCCCGAGACCGGAGTCTGCGGCGGGGCCGGACTCTTCGATGACCTCGGCGCGGCCCCGGCCGACACCGGAAGCTGCTGCACCGCGTCGCAACCGGAAGTGGTACAGCTCAGCACGACAGCACCGGGCCTCGTCACGAACTCCGCCGAAGCCACGACGGTCAGTAACTGA
- a CDS encoding arsenate reductase ArsC, producing MAEVSGKPSVLFVCVHNAGRSQMAAAWLAHLAEGRVEVRSAGSDPGAAVNPAAVEVMAEVGIDISAESPKALTADAVREADVCITMGCGDACPVFPGKRYLDWKVADPSGLGPEAVRAVRDEIRALVEGLLEEIAP from the coding sequence GTGGCCGAGGTCTCCGGTAAGCCGTCCGTCCTGTTCGTCTGCGTCCACAACGCGGGCCGCTCCCAGATGGCCGCCGCCTGGCTGGCGCACCTGGCCGAGGGTCGGGTCGAGGTCCGCTCGGCGGGCTCGGACCCCGGCGCTGCCGTGAATCCCGCCGCCGTCGAGGTGATGGCCGAGGTCGGCATCGACATCTCCGCCGAGAGCCCAAAGGCCCTCACGGCTGACGCGGTCCGTGAGGCCGACGTCTGCATCACGATGGGGTGCGGTGACGCCTGCCCCGTCTTCCCTGGCAAGCGCTATCTCGACTGGAAGGTCGCCGACCCGTCCGGCCTGGGCCCGGAGGCCGTGCGCGCGGTCCGTGACGAGATCAGGGCCCTGGTCGAAGGTTTGCTGGAGGAGATCGCGCCGTAG
- a CDS encoding winged helix-turn-helix transcriptional regulator produces MAITALPPDTDADIARVTEALAMITPRWNVRILLALSGPPVRYNELAAKVSWLQNGQLHPKLKTLCDTGLVERTEHTPRHVTYGQTGRGAALLPILPVIVTWAEAHLEKPARPLPTIEQIEDTLTLLTRRHAAAILWVLKSRKEAGGRALARIVMPSSDGTNVYPPLRQLVTDGLVDTEGTGRPYRLSAAGEGLGPVLGALSAWSAGQPLNQAAHHPVWGQPPAKPEPGLWVSSQSRPAPAAVPPTRPGDSVPAWHNRDLFSHATPARPKTPVPAGGPRR; encoded by the coding sequence TTGGCCATCACCGCTCTGCCCCCTGACACCGACGCCGACATCGCCCGGGTCACCGAGGCCCTCGCCATGATCACCCCGCGATGGAACGTGCGGATCCTGCTGGCACTCTCCGGCCCGCCCGTGCGATACAACGAGCTGGCGGCCAAGGTGTCCTGGCTGCAGAACGGCCAACTCCACCCCAAACTCAAGACACTGTGCGACACCGGCCTTGTCGAGCGCACCGAACACACCCCACGGCACGTGACCTACGGCCAAACCGGGCGTGGCGCCGCCCTGCTGCCGATCCTGCCGGTGATCGTCACCTGGGCCGAGGCACATCTGGAGAAGCCGGCCCGCCCGCTGCCCACGATCGAGCAGATCGAAGACACCCTCACTCTGCTCACCCGGCGGCACGCCGCCGCCATTCTGTGGGTGCTGAAGTCCCGCAAGGAGGCCGGCGGGAGGGCCCTGGCCCGGATCGTGATGCCCAGCAGCGACGGGACCAACGTCTACCCGCCGCTGCGGCAGCTCGTGACCGACGGACTGGTCGATACCGAGGGCACCGGCCGGCCCTACCGGCTGTCCGCGGCGGGCGAGGGCCTGGGACCCGTGCTCGGCGCCCTGTCCGCGTGGTCCGCCGGGCAGCCCCTCAACCAGGCGGCCCACCACCCGGTCTGGGGGCAACCGCCCGCAAAGCCCGAGCCGGGGCTGTGGGTCAGCAGCCAGTCCCGGCCCGCACCCGCAGCGGTCCCTCCAACGCGGCCCGGTGATTCCGTTCCGGCCTGGCACAACCGCGACCTCTTCTCCCACGCCACGCCCGCCCGCCCCAAGACGCCCGTCCCGGCCGGAGGCCCGCGCCGATGA
- a CDS encoding DUF4913 domain-containing protein, with product MEQSAQQAQQLDHLASSPEPSGSPFAAFGMPGLGGPPAAAPPEPRPILELEGEEREDELDALADWIDDFFLPVYGAEVTTAAPWCLRWQEHDDVVAWLHALWLAYQQHKDPEAGLSGLFVWHRDFLTHAVAAIRAPGGPLSACMTSPDRPAHRLLSGPPPSIRTETAATAETAGSAGPDEQTS from the coding sequence ATGGAGCAGTCGGCGCAACAGGCACAGCAACTGGACCACCTTGCGTCCTCCCCGGAGCCGAGCGGATCGCCGTTCGCCGCGTTCGGCATGCCGGGACTCGGCGGGCCGCCCGCCGCCGCTCCACCGGAACCCCGGCCGATCCTGGAACTCGAAGGGGAAGAAAGGGAGGACGAACTCGACGCCTTGGCGGACTGGATCGACGACTTCTTCCTCCCGGTGTACGGGGCGGAGGTCACCACCGCGGCGCCCTGGTGCCTGCGGTGGCAGGAGCACGACGATGTCGTGGCCTGGCTCCACGCCCTGTGGCTCGCGTACCAGCAGCACAAGGATCCCGAAGCTGGATTGAGTGGCCTGTTCGTGTGGCACCGGGACTTCCTCACCCACGCCGTTGCCGCGATCCGCGCACCGGGCGGGCCGCTGTCGGCCTGCATGACCTCTCCCGACCGGCCCGCACACCGTCTTCTGTCCGGTCCGCCGCCCTCCATCCGTACGGAGACGGCGGCCACGGCGGAAACCGCCGGGTCCGCCGGGCCTGACGAGCAGACGTCATGA
- a CDS encoding MFS transporter: MGSIYLPRTADALAFAMSTYGIPLLVLATTHSAALTGTAFVLEWVPRLAAFGWAGSLVDRRGAAIVFHLASLGRALALAAGAVLLHLHPSGTVASVTVMTLAAATGVLTEFSYVAAETAGAAAGRRAGVRAHCVQAALLGIDQTARLAGPALTGLLLLAGPPPTLAVTTLLSLLAALLALRTPPSPVVPARAPKERPGAGLLTGWRSIRSLPALGWLITGLALSNLATGLLQAAGPVIVVQHFGQSTTAVGLVWSAAAGATLLSATLCRFALDHLGLWPVGATCAALASLACFAVAQAPDYLPYLVLVAILMAADGGMTVVLRTLRSRLIPQEKFGTTLSTTILILLLPFPVAGVLTALTPPDALSHVITACAALQALGLLYAFTRLRTDPTLRT; this comes from the coding sequence ATGGGCAGCATCTACCTGCCGCGCACGGCGGACGCCCTCGCGTTCGCGATGTCCACCTACGGCATCCCGCTGCTGGTCCTGGCCACCACCCACTCCGCTGCGCTTACGGGCACCGCGTTCGTCCTGGAGTGGGTACCGAGACTGGCGGCGTTCGGGTGGGCCGGATCGCTCGTCGACCGGCGAGGGGCGGCCATCGTCTTCCATCTCGCCTCACTGGGACGCGCGCTGGCCCTCGCCGCCGGCGCTGTCCTTCTCCACCTCCACCCATCCGGCACCGTGGCGAGCGTGACCGTCATGACGCTCGCGGCGGCCACCGGAGTGCTCACCGAGTTCAGTTACGTCGCGGCCGAGACCGCGGGCGCCGCCGCCGGCCGCCGGGCAGGCGTACGGGCTCACTGCGTCCAGGCCGCCCTGCTCGGCATCGACCAGACCGCGAGGCTGGCCGGCCCCGCGCTCACCGGACTGCTCCTGCTCGCCGGGCCACCGCCGACACTCGCCGTAACCACCCTGCTCTCCCTGCTCGCCGCGCTGCTCGCTCTGCGCACCCCACCCTCGCCCGTCGTCCCGGCCCGCGCACCCAAAGAGAGGCCCGGCGCAGGGCTCCTCACCGGGTGGCGCAGCATCCGCTCCCTTCCCGCGCTCGGCTGGCTCATCACCGGGCTGGCCCTCTCCAACCTCGCCACCGGGCTGCTCCAAGCAGCCGGCCCGGTGATCGTCGTCCAGCACTTCGGACAGTCCACCACCGCTGTCGGCCTGGTCTGGTCCGCAGCCGCCGGAGCGACACTCCTCAGTGCCACGCTCTGCCGGTTCGCCCTTGACCACCTGGGCCTGTGGCCGGTCGGCGCCACCTGCGCGGCCCTCGCCTCGCTCGCCTGTTTCGCCGTCGCCCAAGCCCCCGACTACCTGCCCTACCTCGTTCTGGTCGCCATCCTCATGGCGGCCGACGGCGGCATGACCGTCGTCCTGCGCACCCTGCGCTCCCGCCTAATCCCCCAGGAGAAATTCGGCACCACCCTGTCGACGACCATCCTCATCCTCCTGCTGCCCTTCCCCGTCGCCGGCGTGCTCACCGCACTCACCCCGCCCGACGCGCTGAGCCACGTCATCACCGCCTGCGCCGCCCTGCAGGCCCTCGGCCTGCTCTACGCCTTCACCCGCCTGCGCACCGATCCCACCCTGCGCACCTGA
- a CDS encoding transposase family protein, whose product MRPGWSHALRVSRSVMPHRRLLALDERLEHATARPVIVPDAIVCDHDKVFISNNFRALCRYLDMSLQPTCKASPFEKGGIEKAPGSVAALFAHAEREVRDAAGVVRLWITSSCCPLWQAINSYGIRISHRTYDGRGLTPVAPIERDRADHRSVGINHK is encoded by the coding sequence ATGCGTCCTGGCTGGTCGCATGCCCTTCGGGTGTCGAGATCGGTGATGCCGCACCGGCGGCTGTTGGCTTTGGATGAGCGACTGGAACATGCGACTGCGCGGCCGGTGATCGTGCCGGACGCGATTGTCTGCGACCATGACAAGGTCTTCATCTCGAACAACTTCCGTGCCTTGTGCCGCTATTTGGACATGAGTCTCCAGCCGACGTGCAAGGCGTCGCCTTTCGAGAAGGGTGGGATCGAGAAAGCGCCGGGTTCGGTGGCGGCGCTGTTCGCGCACGCCGAACGAGAAGTACGTGATGCTGCTGGAGTCGTGCGGCTATGGATTACGTCGAGTTGCTGCCCGCTCTGGCAGGCGATCAACTCCTACGGCATCCGGATCAGCCACCGCACCTACGACGGCAGGGGGCTGACCCCCGTTGCGCCGATCGAGCGTGATCGTGCCGATCATCGCTCCGTTGGGATTAATCACAAATAG
- a CDS encoding phosphate ABC transporter substrate-binding protein: MSGALLAGLATACADGQSSAAGGGLRASGSTTVAPVAADAAEALKAQGMNITIATQGGSAGGISQLAAGQIDIALSSKPIADADRTAHPKVDFVATQIGSDAVGVIVTQPVADAGVKNLTVDQVRDLFEGKITNWSQLGGPKLGVFVYDKEPGRGTREVLDKYIYGDEKAPPPPDTDNFAIVGGNLETRNKLESTPGAVGPLSTGFVEGREKLAVVTLDGIAASPENIASGKYPMNRPLYLITNGEPTGDAKKFIDYLLSDKGQVLLEPHGYLSLEQIGK; the protein is encoded by the coding sequence GTGTCGGGAGCGCTGCTGGCCGGTCTGGCGACGGCGTGCGCCGACGGTCAGTCGAGTGCCGCTGGAGGCGGGCTCAGGGCGAGCGGCTCGACGACCGTCGCCCCAGTCGCCGCCGATGCCGCGGAGGCGCTCAAAGCGCAGGGGATGAACATCACCATCGCGACCCAGGGGGGATCCGCCGGCGGCATCTCCCAGCTCGCGGCAGGGCAGATCGACATCGCGCTCAGCTCGAAGCCGATCGCCGACGCGGACCGTACGGCCCACCCCAAGGTCGACTTCGTCGCCACGCAGATCGGTTCGGACGCCGTCGGGGTAATCGTGACGCAGCCGGTCGCCGACGCCGGCGTCAAGAACCTCACGGTCGATCAGGTCCGGGACCTCTTCGAGGGCAAGATCACCAACTGGTCCCAGCTCGGCGGTCCGAAGCTTGGCGTCTTCGTCTACGACAAGGAGCCCGGACGCGGTACGCGCGAGGTGCTCGACAAGTACATCTACGGGGACGAGAAGGCGCCGCCGCCGCCGGACACGGACAACTTCGCGATTGTCGGCGGCAATCTGGAGACCCGCAACAAGCTGGAGTCCACCCCCGGGGCGGTCGGTCCGCTCTCCACGGGGTTCGTCGAAGGGCGGGAGAAGCTCGCGGTGGTGACGCTGGACGGCATCGCCGCCAGCCCCGAGAACATCGCCTCCGGCAAGTACCCGATGAACAGGCCGCTTTACCTGATCACGAACGGCGAACCCACCGGAGACGCAAAGAAGTTCATCGACTACCTGCTCTCCGACAAGGGGCAGGTCCTGCTGGAGCCGCACGGATACCTGTCGCTCGAGCAGATCGGAAAGTGA